A single Cyclopterus lumpus isolate fCycLum1 chromosome 3, fCycLum1.pri, whole genome shotgun sequence DNA region contains:
- the LOC117728347 gene encoding EGF-like repeat and discoidin I-like domain-containing protein 3 isoform X1 — protein MSRPGNVLTATFTTLTLLLCLCSVRGDYCEVNVCHNGGTCVTGIGEDPFICICTDGFGGDTCNLTEIGPCSPNPCKNDGSCEVITPTRRGDVFNEYVCKCRPGFEGVHCQINVNDCANQTCKNGGVCRDLEGDYTCQCPSPYVGKQCQLSCVSLLGMEGGSIVESQISASSLHHGILGLQRWGPELARLNNQGIVNAWTSSAHDRNPWIEINMQKKMRLTGIITQGASRMGTSEYVKVFKVASSFDGNAYTTYRVDGQRRDKVFIGNTDNDSTKTNLFDPPIVGQYVRIIPVVCRRACTLRMELVGCELNVYSNAAGCSEPLGMKSRLVSDGQLSASSSFRTWGIDTFTWHPQFARLDKQGKTNAWSPAHNNRSEWIQVDLEKTKRLTGIITQGAKDFGVLQFVTLFKVAYSIDGESWSLVKQENTGNDKLFQGNIDNNAHKKNLFEPPFYARYVRVVPWEWHERITLRMELLGCDD, from the exons ATGAGTCGTCCCGGAAATGTATTGACAGCTACGTTTACGACATTAACTCTCCTACTTTGCCTGTGTTCCGTCAGAG GTGACTACTGTGAGGTGAATGTTTGCCATAACGGAGGAACATGCGTGACAGGCATAGGAGAGGATCCGTTCATCTGCATCTGTACGGACGGCTTCGGGGGAGACACCTGCAACCTGACGGAGATCG GACCCTGCAGCCCAAACCCCTGCAAGAACGACGGGTCGTGCGAGGTCATCACTCCAACCAGACGAGGAGACGTTTTCAACGAGTACGTCTGCAAGTGCCGGCCCGGCTTCGAGGGAGTACACTGCCAGATCA atgtgAACGACTGTGCCAACCAGACCTGTAAGAATGGAGGGGTATGTCGAGATCTCGAAGGCGACTACACGTGCCAATGCCCCTCGCCGTACGTTGGAAAGCAGTGCCAGCTGA GTTGCGTTTCTCTGctggggatggagggaggatcGATCGTGGAGTCCCAGATTTCCGCCTCCTCTTTGCACCACGGCATTCTGGGTCTTCAGCGCTGGGGCCCGGAGTTGGCTCGACTCAACAACCAGGGCATCGTCAACGCCTGGACGTCGTCCGCCCACGACAGGAACCCCTGGATCGAG ATTAACATGCAGAAGAAGATGCGTCTGACGGGCATCATCACTCAGGGTGCCAGTCGCATGGGCACGTCGGAGTACGTCAAGGTCTTCAAGGTGGCGAGCAGCTTCGATGGGAACGCTTACACCACTTACAGAGTGGATGGCCAACGGAGGGACAAG GTTTTCATTGGCAACACGGATAACGACAGCACCAAGACCAACCTTTTTGACCCTCCTATCGTGGGCCAGTACGTCCGCATCATCCCCGTGGTTTGCCGCAGGGCCTGCACGCTGCGCATGGAGCTGGTGGGCTGTGAACTCAATG TTTATTCAAACGCGGCAGGTTGCTCCGAGCCTCTGGGAATGAAGTCTCGCCTCGTCTCCGACGGGCAGCTTTCGGCCTCCAGCTCTTTCCGCACGTGGGGCATCGATACCTTCACGTGGCACCCTCAGTTCGCCCGACTGGATAAGCAGGGAAAGACCAACGCCTGGTCTCCTGCACACAACAACCGCTCAGAGTGGAtccag GTCGATCTAGAGAAGACAAAGCGCCTCACAGGCATCATCACTCAGGGGGCCAAGGACTTTGGGGTGCTGCAGTTTGTGACACTGTTCAAAGTTGCTTACAGTATCGATGGAGAGTCCTGGAGTCTGGTGAAGCAGGAGAACACCGGCAACGATAAG CTTTTCCAAGGCAACATTGACAACAACGCCCACAAGAAGAATCTCTTCGAGCCTCCGTTCTACGCCCGGTACGTCCGCGTCGTCCCTTGGGAGTGGCACGAGCGCATCACTCTGCGCATGGAGCTGCTGGGTTGCGATGATTAG
- the LOC117749436 gene encoding monoacylglycerol lipase ABHD2, protein MSTHESDVHTISPELPAMFDGMKLAAVATVLYILVRCLNLKSPTAPPDLTYQDTALNRFLLKSCPQLTKEYIPPLLWGKSGHLQTALYGKLGRVSSPHPSGVRKYLPMQDGATATFDLFEPMGDHRTGDDITMVICPGIGNHSEKHYIRTFVDHAQKDGYRCAVLNHLGALPNIELTSPRMFTYGCTWEFAAMVGYIKRTYPQTQLMVVGFSLGGNIVCKFLGENRMNQERVLCCVSVCQGYSALRAQETFLQWDQFRRFYNFLMADNMKKIILSHKHSLFGGSPVKLKELDLGRLYTATSLMQIDDNIMRKFHGHSSLKEYYEKESCVHYIHNVNVPLLLVNAADDPLVHNSLLTIPRTLAAKKPNVIFSLTLHGGHLGFFEGAVLFPQPLTWMDKVIVGYANAMCQWEKQKPPCQSGPLSPSSCAEEKA, encoded by the exons ATGAGCACCCACGAGTCAGACGTGCACACCATCTCTCCGGAGCTGCCGGCGATGTTCGACGGCATGAAGCTGGCGGCGGTCGCCACGGTGCTCTACATCCTCGTCCGCTGCTTGAACCTCAAGAGCCCCACTGCACCCCCGGACCTCACCTACCAGGACACAGCCCTCAACCGCTTTCTTCTCAAGTCCTGTCCTCAGCTGACCAAAGA GTACATTCCTCCCTTACTGTGGGGTAAGAGTGGTCACCTCCAGACGGCACTCTATGGTAAACTTGGCCGGGTGAGCTCACCTCACCCAAGTGGAGTCAGGAAGTACTTACCCATGCAGGACGGGGCCActgcgacctttgacctctttgaGCCAATGGGGGACCATAGAACAGGAG ATGACATCACCATGGTGATATGCCCTGGTATTGGAAACCACAGTGAGAAGCATTACATTCGAACCTTTGTGGATCACGCCCAGAAGGACGGTTACCGCTGTGCTGTGCTGAACCACCTGGGAGCTCTTCCCAACATCGAGCTTACCTCTCCGCGCATGTTTACCTACG GGTGCACATGGGAGTTTGCAGCCATGGTCGGCTACATTAAGCGGACGTATCCTCAGACCCAGCTGATGGTGGTGGGCTTCAGTCTGGGTGGCAACATTGTCTGCAAGTTCCTGGGCGAGAACAGGATGAACCAGGAGCGGGTGCTGTGTTGTGTCAGCGTGTGCCAGGGCTACAGCGCTCTCAG GGCACAGGAAACATTCCTTCAGTGGGACCAGTTCAGACGTTTCTATAACTTTCTCATGGCTGACAACATGAAGAAAATCATCCTCTCACACAA GCACAGTCTGTTTGGGGGAAGCCCAGTTAAATTGAAAGAACTTGATCTTGGTCGTCTGTACACAGCGACATCTCTCATGCAGATTGACGACAACATCATGAG AAAATTCCACGGCCACAGCTCTCTCAAAGAGTACTATGAGAAGGAGAGTTGTGTCCATTATATTCACAAC GTCAACGTGCCACTGCTGCTAGTAAATGCTGCAGATGACCCTCTGGTTCATAACTCACTGCTCACCATCCCTCGCACACTAGCAG CAAAGAAGCCGAACGTCATCTTTTCTCTGACACTACACGGAGGTCACCTGGGCTTCTTCGAGGGCGCGGTGCTCTTCCCCCAGCCCCTCACCTGGATGGACAAGGTGATAGTGGGCTACGCCAACGCCATGTGCCAGTGGGAGAAACAGAAACCGCCGTGCCAAAGTGGCCCCCTGAGTCCGAGCTCCTGCGCAGAGGAAAAAGCGTAA
- the LOC117728367 gene encoding hyaluronan and proteoglycan link protein 3-like, with amino-acid sequence MMICCLQTLLLLGAQLLLSLAAPTLPNNFFYHDYLKGNGNKEIHFSGVKLHVDSAQPSVFAVRGGNATMPCRFWYEPELSSPRGVRVKWSWRPAAGGHETDVLVAVGLRSRSFGAFRGRVQLRQDSPGDAALVMSNLLLNDTGSYHCEVVDGLEDRSTSVNLELRGVVFPYQHPGGHYHLSFPGAQRACEEQDSTLATFTQLFQSWKEGLNWCNAGWLADGTVQYPITRPRVPCGGHAVTPGVRSYGRRHLHLHRYDVFCFSSSLRGKVYYLQPSHKMNLTEAQQACQEDGAEIAKVGQLYAAWKLTGLDHCDAGWLSDGSVRYPITKPRIHCGPSEPGVRSFGFPPPQHKHGVYCYKSGG; translated from the exons ATGATGATCTGTTGCCTCCAAACTCTGCTGCTGTTGGGGGCTCAGCTGCTTCTCTCCCTGGCTGCCCCCACACTCCCAAACAACTTCTTCTACCACGACTACCTCAAGGGAAATGGCAACAAAGAAA TTCATTTCAGTGGCGTGAAGCTCCACGTGGACTCTGCTCAGCCATCAGTGTTTGCGGTCAGAGGGGGCAATGCCACTATGCCGTGCAGGTTTTGGTATGAGCCCGAGTTGAGCTCGCCAAGGGGGGTCCGGGTCAAGTGGTCCTGGCGGCCTGCTGCTGGGGGACATGAGACAGACGTGCTGGTGGCCGTCGGCCTCCGCAGTCGTAGTTTTGGGGCCTTCAG GGGCCGTGTGCAGCTCAGACAGGATTCCCCAGGAGACGCTGCGCTTGTGATGAGTAACCTCCTGTTGAATGACACAGGAAGTTACCACTGCGAGGTGGTGGATGGACTGGAGGACAGGAGCACTTCAGTCAATCTGGAGTTACGAG GGGTGGTGTTCCCCTACCagcaccctggtggtcattaCCACCTCAGCTTCCCAGGAGCCCAGCGGGCCTGTGAGGAGCAGGACTCCACACTGGCCACCTTCACACAGCTCTTCCAGTCCTGGAAGGAGGGCCTGAACTGGTGCAATGCAGGCTGGCTGGCCGATGGGACGGTCCAGTACCCCATCACCCGGCCCAGAGTGCCCTGCGGCGGCCACGCTGTAACCCCGGGTGTCCGGAGCTACGGTCGACGGCACCTGCACCTTCATCGCTACGATgtcttctgcttctcctcttcaCTCCGAG GGAAGGTCTACTATCTACAGCCCTCTCACAAGATGAACCTGACTGAGGCTCAGCAGGCGTGTCAGGAGGACGGAGCAGAGATCGCCAAGGTCGGACAGCTCTACGCCGCCTGGAAACTAACAGGGCTGGACCACTGTGACGCCGGCTGGCTGTCCGATGGAAGCGTTCGGTATCCCATCACTAAGCCACGAATACACTGCGGTCCCTCTGAGCCCGGGGTGCGCAGCTTTGGCTTCCCACCTCCTCAGCACAAGCACGGAGTCTACTGCTACAAGTCAGGTGGTTAA
- the LOC117751234 gene encoding clumping factor A-like gives MNRDQHMKEGYGDSNSEGDSDSDSDSDSNSNSSSNSSSEGDSDSDDVASIRDSDNQLSQGASCSQLVECDTVGMKRRRESSKCDQTVLTNIEKPQDCDEYYFMNLVKLFKKLSPQKKSVVRMKIERLLFEAEFE, from the exons ATGAACAGAGATCAACACATGAAG GAAGGCTACGGCGACAGTAACAGCGAAGGAGACAGCGACAGTGACAGCGACAGTGACAGTAACAGCAACAGTAGCAGCAACAGTAGCAGCGAAGGAGACAGCGACAGTGACGATGTCGCCAGCATCAGAGATTCGGACAACCAACTCAGCCAAGGAGCGAGCTGCAGCCAGCTAGTTGAATGTGACACTGtggggatgaagaggagaagggagtcTTCTAAATGTGACCAAACTGTACTGACGAACATTGAAAAACCACAGGACTGCGATGAATACTACTTCATGAACCTTGTGAAACTGTTCAAAAAGTTGTCCCCGCAGAAGAAGTCTGTGGTCAGGATGAAGATCGAGAGACTCCTCTTCGAAGCCGAGTTTGAGTAG
- the LOC117728347 gene encoding EGF-like repeat and discoidin I-like domain-containing protein 3 isoform X2 translates to MSRPGNVLTATFTTLTLLLCLCSVRGDYCEVNVCHNGGTCVTGIGEDPFICICTDGFGGDTCNLTEIGPCSPNPCKNDGSCEVITPTRRGDVFNEYVCKCRPGFEGVHCQINVNDCANQTCKNGGVCRDLEGDYTCQCPSPYVGKQCQLSCVSLLGMEGGSIVESQISASSLHHGILGLQRWGPELARLNNQGIVNAWTSSAHDRNPWIEINMQKKMRLTGIITQGASRMGTSEYVKVFKVASSFDGNAYTTYRVDGQRRDKVFIGNTDNDSTKTNLFDPPIVGQYVRIIPVVCRRACTLRMELVGCELNGCSEPLGMKSRLVSDGQLSASSSFRTWGIDTFTWHPQFARLDKQGKTNAWSPAHNNRSEWIQVDLEKTKRLTGIITQGAKDFGVLQFVTLFKVAYSIDGESWSLVKQENTGNDKLFQGNIDNNAHKKNLFEPPFYARYVRVVPWEWHERITLRMELLGCDD, encoded by the exons ATGAGTCGTCCCGGAAATGTATTGACAGCTACGTTTACGACATTAACTCTCCTACTTTGCCTGTGTTCCGTCAGAG GTGACTACTGTGAGGTGAATGTTTGCCATAACGGAGGAACATGCGTGACAGGCATAGGAGAGGATCCGTTCATCTGCATCTGTACGGACGGCTTCGGGGGAGACACCTGCAACCTGACGGAGATCG GACCCTGCAGCCCAAACCCCTGCAAGAACGACGGGTCGTGCGAGGTCATCACTCCAACCAGACGAGGAGACGTTTTCAACGAGTACGTCTGCAAGTGCCGGCCCGGCTTCGAGGGAGTACACTGCCAGATCA atgtgAACGACTGTGCCAACCAGACCTGTAAGAATGGAGGGGTATGTCGAGATCTCGAAGGCGACTACACGTGCCAATGCCCCTCGCCGTACGTTGGAAAGCAGTGCCAGCTGA GTTGCGTTTCTCTGctggggatggagggaggatcGATCGTGGAGTCCCAGATTTCCGCCTCCTCTTTGCACCACGGCATTCTGGGTCTTCAGCGCTGGGGCCCGGAGTTGGCTCGACTCAACAACCAGGGCATCGTCAACGCCTGGACGTCGTCCGCCCACGACAGGAACCCCTGGATCGAG ATTAACATGCAGAAGAAGATGCGTCTGACGGGCATCATCACTCAGGGTGCCAGTCGCATGGGCACGTCGGAGTACGTCAAGGTCTTCAAGGTGGCGAGCAGCTTCGATGGGAACGCTTACACCACTTACAGAGTGGATGGCCAACGGAGGGACAAG GTTTTCATTGGCAACACGGATAACGACAGCACCAAGACCAACCTTTTTGACCCTCCTATCGTGGGCCAGTACGTCCGCATCATCCCCGTGGTTTGCCGCAGGGCCTGCACGCTGCGCATGGAGCTGGTGGGCTGTGAACTCAATG GTTGCTCCGAGCCTCTGGGAATGAAGTCTCGCCTCGTCTCCGACGGGCAGCTTTCGGCCTCCAGCTCTTTCCGCACGTGGGGCATCGATACCTTCACGTGGCACCCTCAGTTCGCCCGACTGGATAAGCAGGGAAAGACCAACGCCTGGTCTCCTGCACACAACAACCGCTCAGAGTGGAtccag GTCGATCTAGAGAAGACAAAGCGCCTCACAGGCATCATCACTCAGGGGGCCAAGGACTTTGGGGTGCTGCAGTTTGTGACACTGTTCAAAGTTGCTTACAGTATCGATGGAGAGTCCTGGAGTCTGGTGAAGCAGGAGAACACCGGCAACGATAAG CTTTTCCAAGGCAACATTGACAACAACGCCCACAAGAAGAATCTCTTCGAGCCTCCGTTCTACGCCCGGTACGTCCGCGTCGTCCCTTGGGAGTGGCACGAGCGCATCACTCTGCGCATGGAGCTGCTGGGTTGCGATGATTAG